The Acidobacteriota bacterium genome contains the following window.
TCAACTCAGCGAAGCTCTTCGGCTGCGAGCAGATGGTAGCACATGGCCTCGACCACCCGACGATCCAGGCAGGATGCTGCGGCTATCCAATGCATTGGAGAGAATTAAAAGGAGGGCTTTTGCATCATCTGGAGGAATTCGGCATTGCCCTTCGTCTTGGAGAGTTTGTCGAGGATCAGTTCCATCGATTCGGTTGAGGACATCTGTGAAAGAATCTTCCTCAACACCCAGACTTTGTTCAGTGCGTCCGATTCGAGGAGGAGCTCTTCCTTCCTGGTTCCAGATCGATCGATGTCGATGGCAGGGAAGATTCTTCGATCGACGAGCTTCCTGTCAAGATGGAGCTCCATGTTTCCCGTCCCCTTGAACTCTTCGAATATGACCTCGTCCATCCGGCTTCCCGTGTCGATGAGAGCCGTGGCGATGATCGTAAGGCTCCCCCCCTCTTCAACGTAGCGCGCAGCGCCGAAGAACCTCTTGGGCCTCTGCAGGGCATTGGCATCGACGCCGCCAGAAAGAACCTTCCCGCTCGATGGAACGACGGCGTTGTAAGCCCTTGCAAGTCTGGTGATGGAATCGAGCAGGATGACGACGTCCTTCTTGTATTCGACCAGTCTCTTTGCTTTGTCGATGACCATCTCGGCGACCTGGACATGGCGCGACGCAGGCTCGTCGAAGGTTGAGCTGATGACCTCTCCGTCAACGGAACGCTGCATGTCCGTGACCTCCTCGGGCCGTTCATCGATGAGCAGGACGATGAGATAAATCTCAGGATGATTCGCCGTGATGGAATTTGCGATAGACTGCAGCAGCATAGTCTTCCCGGTCCTCGGAGGAGATACGATCAGTCCTCTCTGTCCTTTACCAATCGGCGTGAGAAGATCCATTACCCTTCCGGAGAGGTTCTCCGGGAACGTTTCCAGCCTGATCTTTTCCTGTGGATAGAGAGGAGTCAGATTATCGAACAATATCCTGTCCTTAACCTTCTCCGGATCTTCAAAATTGACGGCAACGATCTTGATGAGGGCGAAGTAGTTTTCCCCGTTTTTTGGAGGTCTGACCTGGCCCGATATTGTATCCCCCGTCAGAAGACCAAACTTCTTGATCTGCGAGTGGGAGACGTAGATGTCGTCGGGGCCAGGAAGATAGTTATACTCCGGGGCCCTGAGGAACCCGAATCCGTCCTGGAGTGTCTCCAGGACTCCTTCGGCGAAGACATACCCTTTCTGTTCCGCTTCCGCTTTTAAAATCTGAAAGATCAGGTCCTGTTTCTTCATCCCGGCAACGCCAGGAACTTTGAGCTTTCGTGCCATTGCAGCCAGAGCGCTGGAGCTCATCTGAGAAAGAGAATGCAGATCGTAAGCAGGCTGTTGTTCGGATACTATCACGATAGGCTTTTTTTCCTCAGGCTGTCGTTCTTCGTCAGTTGCTTTTTCAACCTGCTCTTCTTCTCCTGCCTCTACTTCCTTTTCCTTTGGCCTGCCACGCTTCGATTTAGTTTCAGTGTT
Protein-coding sequences here:
- the rho gene encoding transcription termination factor Rho, with the protein product MSNTETKSKRGRPKEKEVEAGEEEQVEKATDEERQPEEKKPIVIVSEQQPAYDLHSLSQMSSSALAAMARKLKVPGVAGMKKQDLIFQILKAEAEQKGYVFAEGVLETLQDGFGFLRAPEYNYLPGPDDIYVSHSQIKKFGLLTGDTISGQVRPPKNGENYFALIKIVAVNFEDPEKVKDRILFDNLTPLYPQEKIRLETFPENLSGRVMDLLTPIGKGQRGLIVSPPRTGKTMLLQSIANSITANHPEIYLIVLLIDERPEEVTDMQRSVDGEVISSTFDEPASRHVQVAEMVIDKAKRLVEYKKDVVILLDSITRLARAYNAVVPSSGKVLSGGVDANALQRPKRFFGAARYVEEGGSLTIIATALIDTGSRMDEVIFEEFKGTGNMELHLDRKLVDRRIFPAIDIDRSGTRKEELLLESDALNKVWVLRKILSQMSSTESMELILDKLSKTKGNAEFLQMMQKPSF